In the genome of Croceimicrobium hydrocarbonivorans, one region contains:
- a CDS encoding exodeoxyribonuclease III, which translates to MKIFSYNLNGIRAAMRKGLVDWLKEANPDVLLIQETKAQPEQIEQEEFEALGYHCYWHSAEKKGYSGVGILSKLKPDHIEVGCGIDYIDQEGRILRADFGDLSIMSVYVPSGSSGDARQDLKMKFLGDFQQYIRDLLKEKPQLIIGGDFNICHTEIDIHNPKSNKDTSGFLPEERAWLSEFLEEGLIDSFRQFHEGELDRYSWWSYRANARANNKGWRIDYQMAGEALKERLSGAEIWPDAMHSDHCPVSVDID; encoded by the coding sequence ATGAAGATTTTTTCTTACAACCTAAACGGCATTCGCGCAGCTATGCGCAAGGGATTAGTAGATTGGCTAAAAGAAGCGAATCCAGATGTATTGCTGATCCAGGAAACCAAAGCACAACCCGAGCAAATTGAACAAGAAGAATTTGAAGCCTTGGGTTACCACTGCTATTGGCACAGTGCTGAGAAAAAAGGCTACAGCGGAGTGGGCATCTTAAGCAAGCTAAAACCCGATCATATTGAAGTAGGCTGTGGAATTGATTATATCGATCAAGAAGGGCGAATCTTAAGAGCTGATTTCGGCGACCTAAGCATTATGAGCGTTTATGTACCCAGCGGCAGTAGCGGTGATGCTCGTCAGGATTTGAAAATGAAATTCCTGGGGGATTTCCAGCAATATATCCGCGATCTGCTAAAGGAAAAACCTCAGCTTATTATTGGTGGTGATTTCAATATCTGTCATACCGAAATTGACATCCACAATCCCAAAAGCAATAAAGACACTTCCGGTTTCTTACCCGAAGAACGCGCCTGGCTTAGTGAATTCTTGGAAGAAGGATTAATTGATAGTTTCCGACAGTTTCATGAGGGCGAACTTGATCGTTATTCCTGGTGGTCCTACCGCGCTAATGCACGCGCCAATAACAAAGGATGGCGTATCGATTATCAAATGGCCGGAGAAGCGCTTAAAGAGCGTTTAAGCGGGGCTGAAATTTGGCCGGACGCCATGCACAGTGATCACTGTCCGGTGAGTGTGGATATCGATTAA